From the genome of Aspergillus oryzae RIB40 DNA, chromosome 4:
AAGTCCAGCATTTCGATGAGGAGCAACAGCGGGGTAGTGAGATTACAGACGGTCTCTGGGGGGCCGCAGCTTAGCCGTCAGGTTCTCCCATTGCTTCGCGACCGGTTTGGACAGAAGGCCAGTCCGAACGCACCTCAGAGGGTCAATATTTGGGGAGATAAAATAAGGAGGGGATTCAACAAAGGACGGAATGGGTGATGGTTACAAGAAGACTCTGTGATGGTCTTGGTAAGGGGTGTCTCTTTACAGTACGGTAATCCTGGTACTTGTATCTATTACATACGGGGTATGTACAgttcgatatcaaggaaagcTCTTCCTCTACGCTAAACCTAATATGGAGCATAATAAACACCTGATATGAAAACCTGAGGATTCCGGCCGGCACACGGGCGGGTTCCCAGTATCGCCGGTCCAGGCGCGTCCGTTACATCGACATACTCTATCTGCTGGTTATCGTTATCAAAGTCCACCTCGATTTACATGACCTTGTCAGCCCTTCTGCTAAATCAATAATGTCGCCCTAGCCAATTGATCTTGATTCCTAGCATTCACTCACCTACCGACCGCGACAAATACCATCATGGACACAACTTCTCACGATACAGTCGGCGCGTCCACCCTCGCAACGCCTCTCTTTATGCCTTCCTCCCCTCCGCAAGTTAACCATAGCCCTGAAGGATCCCCCCGGCGTGCGCGAAGCCCAATCTCCCATCGCGCCGGCGATGACATCGACGACGCGCATTCGCCGACCGGCTCGCCGCCGTCCTCCCGGGCATCATCGCTTGATCGCGCTGCGAAGGAGCTCGACGCTCGCCTGGCAGATTACACGCTTGATTTTGACCAATTCCCCAGCGGCCAGTTGAGTCTTGAGGAGCGGAACGACGAATTGTTCGGAGAATCGAAGCTACCCCATGAGGACCAATTGTCGGATGTGGGCGGACCCGAGGATTTTACGGCCAATCTAGAGAAATATCTCATGGGCGACGATGATACATTTGATCATAAGGATCTGGAAGAaattgaggaagaagaagaaccagcgCGGGAAGAGCAGGAGCCACCGCGACCGCAATCTCCAGAGCAAAAACAGCAGGAACAGCAGAGCTCACAACTGCAACAACCCGCTGTGGAGGACGAGGCAGAGCTTGGCGAATACAGCGAATTTGCTCCTGTTGATATGTCTACGCCGTCGCATTTGTTACGTAGAGGTAATGCGTTTTCGAAGGAGGTGACGCAGCTGGAGAACATCGAGGAAGATCCGGATGATGAGCCGGATACCGCGAGAACACCGTCGGTTCGCAGGCATAAACCAACATCCAGCAAAGACCAGACAGATACGAAAGATGATTTGCTCAGACAGATTGCGGAGTTGAAACATGTAgttcaagaaagagatgaaCAACTTGAAAGGAATCACAGACGGGTTTTGGAGGCTGCATCCGCTGGAGAGCAGATCAAACATCTGCAAGCAGAACtacagaagaagacagcTCTGCTGGATGAGGCCTATGCAAACCGAAACGATGATGCGCTCCTGCGTGAGCAGATTCAGCTGCTTCAGAaacagaatgaagagaaggaatcTCTTTTGCAGAGGTCCTCAATCAATGAAACCGGAATCAGTGCCCTTCAGGAGCAGATTGCAGAAATGCGAAAAGAGTTCCGAGACCGACAGGTGCCTACAGATGTAGACTCTGAGAGACTAGAGACGATCGCGAATTTGCGCCAGCAGTTAAACCTAGCCCAGGAGCAACTAAAAAAACGAGACGCTATGCTAGATGAGACTCTCGCTAAACTAAATGAAGCTACAGCTTCCAGGGAACTACAACTGCGTGAGAAAAATACCGAAATCGATGCACTCAAGGCCCAAATAGATGATCACCTTCTGGAAATTCAGAAGCTTGAAGCGGAGGTAGACCGCGCAAATCGCGAATACCGGACTCTGGAGGATAGGATCGCCACGCTTGAGATCAGAAATCGCCCACTAGAGGAGAAGAACAGCACACTGGAAGCTGATCTAAGTCGCGCGCAGTCGCAAGTCACCGCGCAGGAGAACGCTCTCAAAGCGATGGCAGCGGACCTTCCCTGGGAGACGAGCCGCAACACATACGAAGATATTCTAGAACTGATCAATTCCATGCCGATTCGCTCTGAAGCCGTTCCGAAAGACAGCGACTCCGGGGAGCCGGAGCTAGAGCAGCTATGTGAGGAATTAACAAAACTCCGAACCGAACAGGAGCAAGCATCATCAACGCAAAACGCGCTAGAAACCCAATTGAAGCGGTCCCAAGAACAAGCCGCAGAGGCCCAATCCCTCCTTAACTCAATCGAAGGGGAGAACACCCGCTTGTCGAAACGAGCAGAAGAACTCAAATCCAGCCTGGACAAGGCCGGTCATGAGCTAAACGAGCTGCGAGAAGAGTACTCCGAAGCCCAGGATACAATCCAGCGTctccaggaagaaaagaacacgCAACAACCCAGCCCTCCACCCTCCCCTTCAACAACCCgtcaaaaagaaactgcTTTGGAGGAAACCCACCAGGCACAACTACGAAGCCTACAAACCGCCCATGCCACCGCCATCTCTAACCTACGCACCTCCCACGCAGACTCAACCCGTAAATTAAGAAATCTCCTAGCTACCGCTGAAAAGCGCGAGACAAAACTCAAATCCGAGCTCCAATTCCTGCGCAGCTCACGCTCCACGCAAGAGAACGAGATAGACTCTCTCCGTGCAGAAATCAAGGAGCTGGAAACCatcatcaaagtcaaagatgaaACAGCCGCAGCACTTGATAAGAAAATCGCTCGGTCCGTCGAGAACCGCGAGAAAGTGTGGGCAGATCGAGTTGATTCTGCTCTCCGACAACGCGACCAATTCGGCAAAGCTTTTCTGTACACAGTGGGCCAGAAAGAGCTTGGAGAGAATAAAGTGAACTTCGACGATAAGGGCCGGCCGATACAGGCGTACCAGTATGCGTAcgtgaagaagaatggaaggaagaaggcaTAAACGTGGTCGGAGTAGCGCTTTGCTTTGGGTGATTTCTGGTTGTATCTTTCGGAGTTTCCGGTCCTGGGATTGTGTATgggatatctatatatttgttGGGTTTCTCTATTGTACAGGATGGCTTCCGCAGGGGTTTGGTTTATGGGACATTCACGTTGAGTGATGTAATCTAGGGTCAATCGAATGAATAGATCAATTCTTACCTCTACTTTTAATCTTCCATTTTCGTGGTGTTAATCTCGTGGGCTTTAtatgagcaagaagagaagaaaaaaagaaagcgcCCAAAACCCAAGGGATGAGAAATGTACGGTTTTACAGCACTATACATTGTCCATTAGACATAGCCCGAGGACTATACAATGATGTCTAGACTATAAACAAGATTAGAATAATTTCATAAAATCTCATCCTAACGAACATCAACTTTGAATCAAAACTAATACATGAACACTGGATACCGGTATATTGCTAGTATTTAgacaggagaaaagaaagtagCCCACTTCAAAGACATAAGATCAAAAAGTTCGTGTCCCTTTTTATATTGTTTTATCGGGGCATGCCAGTAAGAACCCCTTTGCCTTATTTTGGCTTTAGCCTGTCCTGCAGGCTGTGTTATCGATCATAATGCAGCCATGCTCGTACGATGGGCACCACGATATGTGTTGGCATTAGGAACAATGTCCCGAGTTTCATCCACCGATGCGCCTGATTCTCGGATGCTGTCGAGAGCTCTTGTAGACCCGAGACCACCGCAAGTAGTGCTGCGTGGCCTTCGCGTGCTGGGATAATGGATTTCTATATCGCTTCTTCGAGACTGTGAGGACATGCGGCGTGGTTCGTACCGGCCACGGTAGTTGTACCGGCTATGCGGTTGATGATAACTTCTGGTATATCGGGGTACATGTGATTGCTCGAACTGATAATGCCGGCTTTGCCGTCTTTCCTTAGGCCGCTGGTTATGATGAAGCTGAGTATCAGGCTCTATTACAGAGGCTCTGTGGCTGACAACTCTATTAACAGGGTGCCAGGCCAATGGGTTTGGTGGAACGATTGTATAGCTCGGTCGATGGCGATGGATGGTGCGAGGAATAGGTGCAGTATGAGTTGTGTTAGATCGCTGCACCTTGAGAGGTGTAGGTAGCACGACCTCAGGTGCATCAGATGAGTTGGAGGACGTTGGTCGAGCCTGGGTGCTTGTATGAGGGACTTGGCTACTTGGTGGCCTTCGGGTTTCGGAATCGACAGGTGCAGAAGccacctcctctttctcctcagcagaagaagtgaGGTGCTGCTCGGAATCACTGTTCCTATTCAGTATCACATTTCCTGTTTGTTTTTCAACATCTCGAGGCGTATTAGAATCGGCGAGAGCGCGAATTTGGGGGTCCGCTGATAAAGGCAATGATAGGGGAAAGACTTTTGGAAGATATTTGCGAAGTGACGACAAGGAAgacttttgtcttttgtggTTGATTGTCGATGAGTCTTCTTGGCCACTGGGTAATTCCGCAACGGGACTTTGCATGTGCTGTTCGCTTGTAGTTCCTGAGGTTCCAAAAGTGGGTGTACGTGAAATTGAATGTAAGTTAGTGTTAATAAGGGTACCGTTGCGTGTTAACGTCGAACCTGATAATGTTTCGGCATTCTCCGATTCAGGGCTCATGTCGGGCCTCaatggctgcttttggtgaaTCGGTAGAGGGTATTGGAAATTGTGCACGTTAGGGTTCTCGAATGCGTGATCGGTGGACGACGGCCAATATGGGTCGCGGGTGCCGTAGGCAGTACCTGGTCCGGGACAAAGATAAAGAATGCCATCTTTCAGAGTGTCGCTTTCCAGGCTtgagcttgagaagataCTTTCATCACAGACTGATTGCTGCTTTTTGTATACCCCAAGTATTGACACATCATATGGACGCTCGCAGAGCTCCCTCGAACAGAAATAGAGACAAGCCGTTATGCTGATACGTAGATTTAGCAAGGCCAACAGTTAATATATTAGTCTCATCACTTACAACGAGATTATGGAAACTATGACCGCAGTCCGATGAAGAGCACAGCTGACGCCAGTATTCCAAAAGCTACCCCTGGTTATTTCAGGAAGGCACGAAACCTGTTGCGAGACCACTACTAGGCCTGCCACACTAGCTGCTAGCCATATAATAACTGTCACTCGCAGGAGATAAGTGCAGGCGGCACGGAGCATTGTTTTCTGGCCTCCAAAGCCGGGGACTTTGTTATACTGCCATGCGAGAAGGCTATGAAGGATGACAAGCGGTACTGTGAGAAAAGACTGGGAATGATAGTTAGTACTACACGGCGGGCTTCTGGGGGATGCACTGACAGCTACTAGAGCAAGGATCAAGCTCGGCGTCATTTTTCGGTCGACACGTCCATTCCCATAAAGATAGAGCACAAGAGCCCACTCAATCACGGATTCCAGAAGCAAGACATAGAGGGAGATAAAAATGACGACCTTTGTCCAGGACCCTCCTCTTGTAGAGGTAATCTGCCTATTGGTCATGGTGAATTTCTCCAGTTTAACAAAAGAAGCAAGCTGTGTCACATCTCCCACAAGTGTAACCGATGAGCATCCACGATAAAGGATGACGGAGGCGTGTATGGACAGCCAGAACTACTCGAGAACGAAGATAAAAGCTAAGAACAGGAAGGATGATTCCGAATTGATAGTATTGGATttatgtttctctttctgggGCTGCAATTGTATGTATCTCTAGAAATACGAAGCAAAGGTTGAAGGGCCCGTCAGAGACTAAATGGGAAAGTTAACTATGACTTGGGCGCGTCAACGCGGATAAAGTGTGCCAGTGGGAGGGGTTGGAATGCATTGGCAGGAGGCCTGGAACAGAGAGCATGCGGAAGGCGAAATAGTAGGGCTTGCATCTTGTCTGGGACGTCATTCCGAGGAATGTAATCTAGAGGGCCTTTTTTCCTCAGCACTAATATTGACGGTATCAGGGGTGTCACCAAAGTCAAATATTAATCCCTATCTGTACAAAAGACGTTAGTAATCATGCTTTCCTAGAATGAAGTATCGGACTATGCCATCGACCCtattcatcttcctcgaattAGGTTACGGGGCGCATTCCAAGGGGCGATCGCGTGGTGTCGGCACGATTAGGTCTGTTGAGATATAGGAGAAGTATTGAGACATATACATTGCCAGAATGTAGGAGAATCAATAGCTTGAAATTGGGATCGTGGGATGTAAATGTTCTAGGGAGAAGGGCTTTCGACAATGAAGGGAGGCGGGAGGGTTAAAAAGTATAGAAGGAAGTGAGTCGTGACAAGGGAGGGTGTGTGACTCCACGTGATCCAAAACCCCCCTCCAAGAGACACGTTCAACATACAGGACATCTCCTTCATAGGATGGACTATGTGGCAATGGCTACTTCAGTTCTGTTGATGTCTTGGATCTAGGTATGAAGGGTACAATAGAGGCGAGACTCGAATAATTCGAAAGCCGTACTAAATCATTGGTAGGCCCGGGACCGTGTTCCTGAAGCCAAGACTATCTGGAGATACAGTCTAAGACACGGTTTAGAAAACTATGGGGAGATCGCCAACAGCTGGTCTCACGAGGATCTAAGGGATAGTGCTCGATGTTTTATCTCACATTAACGCAGACATCTGTCTACACAACACATTCACTAGTACTAGTATACCCAAGCCTTATCAGACCTCTGTGGCTTGTAGACGCATAACTCCATTCCCCGATGCTTTGTTGTCCGATAATACGCCGATACCTGCTGTGCTTTCGGGATTTTCCAGGCACCCGTCAGTCTTCCGGGTCTTAAAGCGGCGAACCAAGGGGTCGATCAATAGCCAACGCCCCTGCTGTTCGCGATATCGCATCATCACGAACCACACAATAACAACAAGCCAGTAGAGGTTATATGAGATGACCGAACCATAGGTGGCAGAGTTTTGCCATCCAAGTATAGCATTGAAGATTCCCCATCCCCCGCCACCATTCACCAAAGGACT
Proteins encoded in this window:
- a CDS encoding putative spindle pole body associated protein SnaD (predicted protein), encoding MDTTSHDTVGASTLATPLFMPSSPPQVNHSPEGSPRRARSPISHRAGDDIDDAHSPTGSPPSSRASSLDRAAKELDARLADYTLDFDQFPSGQLSLEERNDELFGESKLPHEDQLSDVGGPEDFTANLEKYLMGDDDTFDHKDLEEIEEEEEPAREEQEPPRPQSPEQKQQEQQSSQLQQPAVEDEAELGEYSEFAPVDMSTPSHLLRRGNAFSKEVTQLENIEEDPDDEPDTARTPSVRRHKPTSSKDQTDTKDDLLRQIAELKHVVQERDEQLERNHRRVLEAASAGEQIKHLQAELQKKTALLDEAYANRNDDALLREQIQLLQKQNEEKESLLQRSSINETGISALQEQIAEMRKEFRDRQVPTDVDSERLETIANLRQQLNLAQEQLKKRDAMLDETLAKLNEATASRELQLREKNTEIDALKAQIDDHLLEIQKLEAEVDRANREYRTLEDRIATLEIRNRPLEEKNSTLEADLSRAQSQVTAQENALKAMAADLPWETSRNTYEDILELINSMPIRSEAVPKDSDSGEPELEQLCEELTKLRTEQEQASSTQNALETQLKRSQEQAAEAQSLLNSIEGENTRLSKRAEELKSSLDKAGHELNELREEYSEAQDTIQRLQEEKNTQQPSPPPSPSTTRQKETALEETHQAQLRSLQTAHATAISNLRTSHADSTRKLRNLLATAEKRETKLKSELQFLRSSRSTQENEIDSLRAEIKELETIIKVKDETAAALDKKIARSVENREKVWADRVDSALRQRDQFGKAFLYTVGQKELGENKVNFDDKGRPIQAYQYAYVKKNGRKKA